One Chengkuizengella sediminis DNA segment encodes these proteins:
- a CDS encoding acetate/propionate family kinase produces MKILVINAGSSSLKYQLYNMENESVLAKGRVERIGFESSILSHEPEGKPEVTEVSEILDHTTAIKKVVQMLVHQEHGIIKSVDEIEAVGHRVVHGGESFSNSVIVTQEVKQEIKKLFDLAPLHNPAHMMGIQAVEITMPNIPQAVVFDTAFHQTMPASSYLYPIPKALYKKYKIRRYGFHGTSHDYVSQRAAEFLGENLEDLKIVTCHIGNGVSCTAIKDGKSFDTSMGMTPLEGLMMGTRSGDLDPAVVPYIMGKVDLRISEVNSMLNKHSGLMAISGHSSDMREIEEDMNEGDANAKLAFDMYEYRLRKYIGSYAAAMDGMDVLVFTAGVGENSVTLRKRICEQLTFFGIELDDNINETRSSEERRISSNNSKVEVLVIPTNEELVIARDTYKLIK; encoded by the coding sequence ATGAAAATATTAGTGATCAATGCAGGTAGTTCATCTTTGAAATACCAACTATATAATATGGAAAATGAATCAGTACTCGCAAAGGGAAGGGTGGAAAGAATTGGTTTTGAATCCTCAATATTGTCTCATGAACCTGAGGGTAAACCTGAAGTAACAGAAGTGAGTGAGATTCTAGATCATACAACAGCAATAAAAAAAGTAGTGCAAATGTTAGTCCATCAAGAACATGGTATAATAAAATCTGTTGATGAAATTGAAGCGGTTGGTCATCGCGTAGTGCATGGAGGGGAGAGTTTTTCTAACTCTGTCATCGTAACACAAGAGGTTAAACAAGAAATTAAAAAATTGTTTGACTTAGCTCCATTACATAATCCTGCTCATATGATGGGAATTCAAGCCGTTGAGATAACAATGCCAAACATTCCTCAAGCAGTTGTATTTGATACCGCATTTCATCAGACCATGCCTGCATCCTCTTATCTTTATCCAATACCTAAGGCATTATATAAGAAATACAAAATCAGAAGATATGGATTTCATGGAACATCACATGATTATGTAAGTCAAAGAGCTGCTGAATTTTTAGGTGAGAATCTAGAAGACCTTAAAATTGTCACCTGCCATATAGGAAATGGTGTAAGTTGTACAGCTATAAAAGATGGTAAATCTTTTGACACTAGTATGGGGATGACTCCATTAGAAGGATTAATGATGGGAACACGAAGTGGTGATTTAGATCCTGCTGTTGTACCTTATATTATGGGGAAAGTAGATTTAAGAATATCAGAAGTGAATTCCATGTTAAATAAACATAGTGGGCTCATGGCTATTTCTGGGCACAGCAGTGACATGAGAGAAATTGAAGAGGATATGAATGAAGGAGATGCTAATGCTAAGCTTGCTTTTGATATGTATGAATATCGATTGCGAAAATATATTGGTTCTTATGCTGCTGCTATGGATGGTATGGATGTTCTTGTGTTTACAGCGGGGGTTGGTGAAAATTCAGTTACTTTAAGAAAAAGAATTTGTGAACAATTGACCTTTTTTGGAATTGAATTAGATGATAATATAAATGAGACTAGGTCTTCTGAAGAACGTAGAATTTCATCCAACAATTCAAAAGTAGAAGTGTTAGTGATACCTACGAATGAAGAATTAGTTATTGCTAGAGATACTTATAAACTTATAAAGTAA
- the asnS gene encoding asparagine--tRNA ligase: MSNKCMVREVGQYVGQEVTIGCWVHNKRSSGKIQFLQLRDGTGFIQGVMVKQEVEEEIWLAAKELTQESSLYATGIVREEERSPSGFELTLTGVKVIHLTKDYPITPKEHGVDFLMDHRHLWMRAPRQRAILVIRNEIIRAVHQFFNEKGFTMVDAPILTPSSCEGTTELFHTKYFEEDAFLSQSGQLYMEAAAMALGRVYSFGPTFRAEKSKTRRHLIEFWMIEPEMAFVEHEESLQIQEQFISHIVQSVLENCQKELKFLKRDLSKLEQITGDFPRITYDEAIQFLQDKDFEIKWGEDFGAPHETAIAEHYDKPVFITNYPTELKSFYMKPDPERPEVVLCADLIAPEGYGEIIGGSQRIDDVQLMEQRFAEHKLSEEAYQWYMDLRTYGSVPHSGFGLGLERTVAWICGIEHVRETIPFPRLLHRMYP, from the coding sequence ATGAGTAATAAATGTATGGTTCGTGAAGTTGGACAATATGTAGGACAGGAAGTAACAATCGGATGTTGGGTTCACAATAAAAGATCAAGCGGGAAAATTCAATTTTTACAATTAAGAGATGGTACTGGTTTTATCCAAGGTGTCATGGTTAAACAAGAAGTAGAAGAAGAAATCTGGTTAGCAGCTAAAGAGTTAACTCAAGAAAGCTCTTTATATGCGACAGGAATTGTAAGGGAAGAAGAGAGAAGTCCTTCCGGATTTGAGCTAACTTTAACAGGTGTAAAAGTCATCCACCTAACAAAAGATTATCCAATTACTCCGAAGGAACATGGTGTTGACTTTTTAATGGACCATCGTCATTTATGGATGCGTGCACCTAGACAACGTGCAATTTTGGTCATTCGAAATGAAATTATTAGAGCAGTACATCAGTTTTTTAATGAAAAAGGGTTCACAATGGTGGATGCACCGATTCTTACGCCTTCATCATGTGAAGGAACGACAGAATTATTTCATACAAAATATTTTGAAGAAGATGCTTTTCTTTCACAAAGTGGACAACTCTATATGGAAGCAGCTGCTATGGCACTAGGGCGTGTATATTCCTTTGGTCCAACATTCAGAGCAGAAAAATCAAAAACACGTAGACATTTGATAGAATTTTGGATGATTGAACCTGAGATGGCGTTTGTAGAACATGAGGAAAGCTTACAAATACAAGAACAATTTATTTCACACATCGTACAATCGGTTCTGGAAAATTGCCAAAAAGAGCTTAAATTTTTGAAGAGAGATTTAAGTAAACTTGAACAAATTACAGGGGACTTCCCTCGTATTACATACGATGAAGCGATTCAGTTTTTACAAGATAAAGATTTTGAGATTAAATGGGGAGAGGATTTTGGGGCTCCACACGAAACAGCTATTGCTGAACATTATGATAAACCCGTATTTATCACAAATTATCCAACAGAGTTAAAATCATTTTACATGAAACCTGATCCAGAACGACCAGAAGTCGTTTTATGTGCAGACCTTATTGCCCCTGAAGGATATGGTGAAATCATCGGAGGAAGTCAAAGAATAGATGACGTACAATTAATGGAACAGCGATTTGCTGAGCATAAATTATCCGAGGAAGCGTATCAATGGTATATGGATTTAAGAACGTATGGTTCTGTTCCTCATTCTGGTTTTGGACTAGGATTAGAAAGAACGGTAGCTTGGATTTGTGGAATAGAGCATGTTCGCGAAACGATTCCGTTCCCACGTCTATTACATCGCATGTACCCATAA
- a CDS encoding DnaD domain-containing protein encodes MNNSFDISQISKGIQMGIKEGTVTVPNLLLKYYKKLNLSEVEVMMIIHILSFKEKDHKDFPTLEEIQFRMSVSPDQVIYFMQKMMKDGILNIDEHIDPVTGMQSERYNLEAINEKLIECYIDDILMSDSTELDHNEIESQNESNLFSVFEKEFARPLSPMELETISGWIDHDQYKEELILAALKEAVFAGKVHFRYIDRILLDWNRNRVFTAQQAKDYSQKFRGVR; translated from the coding sequence ATGAATAACAGCTTTGACATCTCTCAGATATCAAAAGGAATTCAAATGGGTATAAAAGAGGGAACTGTAACTGTTCCTAACTTATTATTAAAATATTATAAAAAACTGAATCTTTCTGAAGTGGAAGTGATGATGATCATTCATATCCTTTCTTTTAAGGAAAAAGATCACAAAGATTTTCCAACATTAGAGGAAATTCAATTCAGAATGAGTGTCTCCCCTGATCAAGTTATTTACTTTATGCAAAAAATGATGAAGGACGGTATTTTAAATATAGATGAACACATTGATCCTGTTACAGGTATGCAGTCTGAACGATATAATTTGGAAGCTATAAATGAGAAATTAATTGAATGTTATATAGATGACATTTTGATGTCGGATTCAACTGAGCTAGATCATAATGAGATTGAATCACAAAATGAATCAAACCTATTTTCGGTTTTTGAAAAAGAATTTGCTAGACCTCTATCACCCATGGAGCTTGAGACGATATCAGGTTGGATTGATCATGATCAATATAAAGAGGAACTTATTTTGGCGGCTCTAAAAGAAGCAGTTTTTGCAGGTAAAGTACATTTTCGATATATTGATCGGATTTTATTAGATTGGAATCGAAATCGAGTTTTTACTGCTCAACAAGCGAAAGATTATTCGCAGAAGTTTAGAGGAGTCAGATAA